From Buchnera aphidicola (Mindarus keteleerifoliae), the proteins below share one genomic window:
- the pta gene encoding phosphate acetyltransferase, with the protein MSKVIMLIPIEKNVGLTTISLGVISAIQKKTSNIGFFKPIINSNNLEKMDHTSQILSTNFSIFIIKSIHIKIDDVIYKKKFFSNLIERIIDRYESYKNKTEITLIEGFSIKNNPIWNKLNFKIAKILNARIILVTIFKKLSNLNKFKKKEVDFYFKKNLDGVIVNKKNEPNFLKNIDNVSEFDFFYQKKLFLKYQFIKKIKFLPIIAAIPWTMKLLETPILKITNYLNAFSFCKRKKTKNFLVNKIKIFNQDYKNMKEEDISNSLIIVNSNFLKKIKFYINFFEKKNINFSILVVFGNMEKKSLYLSLSKINISIFFIYLDFYEVLFLLKKFSFKFFADEGTRIKRIARYVQSFINKKWTNNIIKKKENNHFLVNPEMFKYKLKKNAILLNKTILLPEGNDPRIIESANICSKLRIANCILLGNKNEIKKIASIKKISLNKNIKILEPKVIQENYKNDLIEIYSKKGIERKIAEKDIKKNIILAMLLLLNNKVDGVVAGVINTTSEVIRSALRIVGMSREVKLISSIFFMLLEEKILIYSDCAINPNPSSDQLADIAIQTFNSSKLFGIDPKIAMLSYSTGFSGGKNSSIEKVVLAKEILNKKRPDILVEGPIQYDAAIDSEISRLKLPKSILKGKATILIFPDLNSGNIAYKAVQNSTKSTCIGPILQGIKKPINDLSRGSTVIDIVYTIATTVIQTNDKII; encoded by the coding sequence ATGTCTAAAGTTATAATGTTAATTCCTATTGAAAAGAATGTAGGGTTAACAACCATCAGTTTAGGAGTTATTTCTGCTATTCAAAAAAAAACTTCTAATATTGGGTTTTTTAAACCTATAATTAATAGTAATAACTTAGAAAAAATGGATCATACTTCTCAAATTCTTTCAACGAATTTTTCTATTTTTATTATAAAATCTATTCATATTAAAATAGATGATGTCATATATAAAAAAAAATTTTTTTCTAATTTAATTGAAAGAATTATAGATCGATATGAATCTTATAAAAACAAAACTGAAATTACTTTAATTGAAGGATTCAGTATAAAAAATAATCCTATATGGAACAAATTAAATTTCAAAATTGCTAAAATTTTAAATGCAAGAATTATTCTTGTCACTATTTTTAAAAAATTAAGTAATTTAAATAAATTCAAAAAAAAAGAAGTAGATTTTTATTTTAAAAAAAATCTTGATGGTGTTATCGTTAACAAAAAAAATGAACCAAATTTTTTAAAAAATATCGACAATGTTTCAGAATTTGATTTTTTTTACCAAAAAAAACTTTTTTTAAAATATCAATTTATTAAAAAAATAAAGTTTTTACCTATTATAGCAGCTATTCCATGGACTATGAAATTATTAGAAACTCCAATATTAAAAATTACTAATTATCTTAATGCTTTTAGCTTTTGCAAGAGAAAAAAAACAAAAAATTTTTTAGTTAATAAAATCAAAATTTTTAATCAAGATTATAAAAATATGAAGGAAGAAGATATTTCTAATTCATTAATTATAGTTAATAGTAACTTTTTAAAAAAAATTAAATTTTATATAAATTTTTTTGAAAAGAAAAATATTAATTTTTCTATTTTAGTAGTTTTTGGAAATATGGAAAAAAAATCTTTGTATTTAAGTTTGTCAAAAATTAATATTTCTATTTTTTTTATTTATCTTGATTTTTATGAAGTTTTGTTTTTATTAAAAAAGTTTAGTTTTAAGTTTTTTGCTGATGAAGGTACAAGAATTAAAAGAATAGCACGATATGTTCAATCATTTATTAATAAAAAATGGACAAATAATATAATAAAAAAAAAGGAAAATAATCATTTTTTAGTTAATCCTGAAATGTTTAAATATAAATTGAAAAAAAATGCCATTCTATTAAATAAAACGATTCTTCTTCCTGAAGGGAATGATCCTAGAATTATTGAGTCGGCAAATATATGTTCGAAATTAAGAATAGCTAATTGCATTTTGTTAGGAAATAAAAATGAAATAAAAAAAATAGCTTCCATTAAAAAAATTTCTTTAAATAAAAACATCAAAATTTTAGAACCAAAGGTTATTCAAGAAAATTACAAAAATGATTTAATTGAAATATATTCGAAAAAAGGAATAGAGAGAAAAATTGCAGAAAAAGATATTAAAAAAAACATTATTTTGGCAATGTTATTATTATTAAATAACAAAGTAGATGGAGTGGTTGCTGGAGTTATAAATACTACTTCAGAAGTAATTCGATCAGCATTAAGAATAGTTGGAATGTCTAGAGAAGTAAAGTTAATATCTTCTATATTTTTCATGTTATTGGAAGAAAAAATTTTAATTTATTCCGATTGTGCTATTAATCCCAATCCTTCTTCAGATCAATTAGCAGACATAGCTATACAGACATTTAATTCATCAAAACTTTTTGGAATTGATCCAAAAATAGCAATGCTTTCGTATTCTACAGGATTTTCTGGTGGAAAAAATAGTTCTATAGAAAAAGTAGTTTTAGCTAAAGAAATTTTAAATAAAAAAAGACCAGATATTCTTGTAGAAGGACCTATTCAATACGATGCTGCAATAGATTCTGAAATATCAAGATTAAAACTTCCAAAATCTATTTTAAAAGGAAAAGCAACAATTTTAATTTTTCCGGATTTAAATAGTGGAAATATAGCCTATAAAGCAGTTCAAAATTCAACTAAATCTACTTGTATAGGACCTATTCTGCAAGGAATAAAAAAACCAATCAACGATTTATCTAGAGGATCAACTGTTATTGACATTGTTTATACAATAGCTACAACGGTCATACAAACAAATGACAAAATTATTTAA
- the yfaE gene encoding class I ribonucleotide reductase maintenance protein YfaE produces the protein MKKKCILIINRNKKIYVNTKNCISLLSILLLNQINIDYQCKKGYCGTCKVVLIKGKILYQSFSPLAFLKPGEILSCCCIVEHNIEIKI, from the coding sequence ATGAAAAAAAAATGCATTTTAATTATAAATAGGAATAAAAAAATTTATGTTAATACGAAAAATTGTATTTCTTTATTAAGTATTTTACTTCTTAATCAAATTAATATCGATTATCAATGCAAAAAAGGATATTGTGGAACATGTAAAGTTGTTCTTATAAAAGGAAAAATTCTATATCAAAGTTTTTCTCCTTTAGCTTTTTTAAAACCGGGCGAAATTCTTTCTTGTTGTTGCATTGTAGAGCATAATATAGAAATTAAAATTTAA
- the nrdB gene encoding class Ia ribonucleoside-diphosphate reductase subunit beta, whose translation MTYTTFSKKKNDPLQEPMFFGQSVNISRYDQQKYIIFEKLIEKQLSFFWRPEEIDLSKDRIDFNNLPKHEKHIFLSNLKYQTLLDSIQGRSPNIAFLPVVSIPELETWIETWSFSETIHSRSYTHIIRNITNDPSLIFEDIINNQSISNRAKDISFYYDDFIQYTSYWHLLGEGVQYINNKKKIINLNSLKKKLYLCLMSVNALEAIRFYVSFACSFAFAEREIMEGNAKIIRLIARDEALHLTSTQHIINILQNKENNENMANITNECKDECFQIFLKAAEQEKQWAEYLFSDGSMLGLNKEILCQYIEYITNVRMKSVGLKQPFQRKSNPIPWINQWLSSDNVQMAPQEVEVSSYLVGQINSELLDNDLNSFEL comes from the coding sequence ATGACATACACAACCTTTTCAAAAAAAAAAAATGACCCTTTGCAAGAACCAATGTTTTTTGGACAATCAGTGAACATCTCCAGATACGATCAACAAAAATACATAATTTTTGAAAAATTAATAGAAAAACAGTTGTCTTTTTTTTGGAGACCGGAAGAAATAGATCTATCTAAAGATAGAATTGATTTTAATAATCTGCCAAAACATGAAAAACATATTTTTTTAAGTAATCTAAAATATCAAACTTTATTAGATTCAATTCAAGGAAGAAGCCCTAACATAGCTTTTTTACCTGTTGTTTCAATACCAGAATTAGAAACATGGATTGAAACTTGGTCATTTTCTGAAACAATACATTCTAGATCTTACACTCACATAATTCGAAATATAACTAATGATCCTTCATTAATATTTGAAGATATCATTAATAATCAATCGATATCTAACAGAGCAAAAGATATTTCTTTCTATTACGATGATTTTATTCAATATACAAGCTATTGGCATTTATTAGGAGAAGGGGTTCAATATATTAATAATAAAAAAAAAATTATTAATTTAAATTCTTTAAAAAAAAAATTATATCTATGTTTAATGAGTGTAAATGCTTTAGAAGCTATCAGATTTTATGTAAGTTTTGCATGCTCTTTTGCCTTTGCGGAACGAGAAATAATGGAAGGAAATGCAAAGATTATTCGATTAATAGCCAGAGATGAAGCATTACATCTTACTAGCACTCAACATATAATTAATATTTTGCAAAATAAAGAAAATAATGAAAATATGGCTAATATTACAAATGAATGCAAAGATGAATGTTTCCAAATCTTTTTAAAAGCTGCTGAACAAGAAAAACAATGGGCTGAATATTTATTCTCAGATGGATCTATGTTGGGTTTAAACAAAGAAATTTTGTGCCAATATATTGAATATATTACAAATGTTAGAATGAAATCAGTTGGATTAAAACAACCTTTTCAAAGAAAATCAAATCCTATACCTTGGATTAATCAATGGTTATCTTCCGATAATGTTCAAATGGCTCCTCAAGAAGTTGAAGTCAGTTCTTATTTAGTAGGACAAATAAATTCAGAATTATTAGATAATGATCTTAATTCATTTGAATTGTAA
- the nrdA gene encoding class 1a ribonucleoside-diphosphate reductase subunit alpha, with the protein MNSNLLVTKRDGRKEVLDLEKIYKVLNWASNGLHNISISQVELRSRIQFYNGIKTIHIHETIIKAAADLISKEVPDYQYMAARLAIFHLRKKAYGKFVPPELYQHVKNNVSLNKYDEKLLNQFSKKEYQIMNSFINHDRDMNFSYAAVKQLEGKYLVQNRVTGKIYESPQFLYILISACLFSQYSKKNRLFYIKKFYDAISTFRISLPTPIMAGVRTPTRQFSSCVLIECADNLDSINATASSIVKYVSQRAGIGVNVGQIRAVGSPIREGEAFHTGCIPFYKYFQTAVKSCSQGGVRGGAATLFYPIWHLEVENLLVLKNNRGIEENRVRHVDYAIQINKLIYQRIISRKKISLFSPSDVPLLYNYFFSDQKKFEKLYTQYENDKNIRKKEIKSIDLFSLLMQERTSTGRIYIQNVDHCNTHGSFNPKVAPIRQSNLCLEITLPTKPLNNILDPKGEIALCTLSALNLGKIKNIKELDDLSNLIVRALDALLDYQEYPIISAKIGALGRRAIGVGVTNFAYYLAKNNVKYSDGSANKLTHQTFEAIQYYLLNASCNLAKEKGSCSLYNQTKYSLGILPIDTYKKEIDIICNEPLHLNWEFLRKKISKYGLRNSTLSAIMPSETSSQISNATNGIEPPRGFISIKASKDGMLKQVVPEYKKLKSKYELLWDIPDNIGYLKLVGIMQKFVDQSISTNTNYDPSKFSDGKIPMKLLLKDLLTAYKLGLKTLYYQNTREGNMHKINDSDDSMQLENCDSGACNL; encoded by the coding sequence ATGAATTCAAATCTATTAGTTACTAAAAGAGATGGTAGAAAAGAAGTACTTGATTTAGAAAAAATTTATAAAGTACTAAATTGGGCTTCTAATGGATTGCATAATATTTCAATTTCTCAAGTAGAATTACGTTCTAGAATTCAATTCTATAACGGAATTAAAACAATTCACATTCATGAAACAATTATTAAAGCCGCGGCTGATTTAATTTCCAAGGAAGTTCCCGATTATCAATATATGGCAGCTAGATTAGCTATTTTCCATCTTCGAAAAAAAGCATATGGAAAATTTGTTCCACCCGAATTATACCAACACGTTAAAAATAATGTTTCATTAAATAAATATGATGAAAAATTATTAAATCAATTTTCTAAAAAAGAATATCAAATTATGAATTCATTTATCAATCATGATAGAGATATGAACTTTTCATACGCTGCTGTAAAACAACTAGAAGGAAAATATTTAGTTCAAAATAGAGTTACAGGAAAAATATATGAAAGCCCTCAATTTTTATATATTCTTATTTCTGCATGTTTATTTTCACAATATTCTAAAAAAAATAGATTATTTTACATCAAAAAATTTTATGATGCTATTTCTACTTTTCGAATTTCGTTACCAACACCAATTATGGCCGGAGTAAGAACTCCTACTCGACAATTTAGTTCCTGTGTTTTAATCGAATGTGCTGATAATTTAGATTCTATCAATGCAACTGCTAGTTCTATAGTAAAGTATGTATCTCAAAGAGCAGGGATTGGTGTTAATGTAGGTCAAATTCGAGCAGTGGGTAGTCCAATTCGAGAAGGTGAAGCATTTCATACTGGTTGTATTCCTTTTTACAAATATTTTCAAACTGCTGTTAAATCTTGTTCTCAGGGTGGGGTTAGAGGAGGAGCAGCTACTCTGTTTTATCCTATTTGGCATTTAGAAGTTGAAAATTTATTGGTTTTAAAAAATAACAGAGGAATTGAAGAAAATCGAGTAAGACATGTCGATTATGCTATACAAATAAACAAATTAATTTATCAAAGAATAATATCAAGAAAAAAAATTAGCTTATTTAGTCCTTCTGATGTTCCTTTGTTATACAACTATTTTTTTTCAGATCAAAAAAAATTTGAAAAATTATATACTCAATACGAAAATGATAAAAACATAAGAAAAAAAGAAATTAAATCTATAGATTTATTTTCTTTATTAATGCAGGAAAGAACTTCTACTGGAAGAATTTATATACAAAATGTAGATCATTGTAATACTCATGGTTCCTTCAATCCTAAAGTAGCTCCGATCAGACAATCTAACTTATGTTTAGAAATAACTTTACCAACTAAACCTTTAAATAATATTTTAGATCCGAAAGGAGAAATAGCATTATGCACATTATCAGCATTAAATTTAGGAAAAATAAAAAATATTAAAGAATTAGATGATCTTTCTAATTTAATTGTTCGGGCATTGGATGCTTTATTGGATTATCAAGAATATCCTATTATAAGTGCAAAAATTGGAGCATTAGGAAGAAGAGCTATTGGTGTAGGAGTTACAAATTTTGCTTATTATCTTGCTAAAAATAATGTTAAATATTCTGACGGAAGTGCTAACAAATTAACTCATCAAACTTTTGAAGCTATACAATATTATTTACTAAATGCATCTTGTAATTTAGCAAAAGAAAAAGGAAGTTGTTCTCTTTATAATCAAACAAAATATTCATTAGGAATACTTCCTATTGATACTTATAAAAAAGAAATCGATATTATTTGCAATGAACCATTACACTTAAATTGGGAATTTCTCAGAAAAAAAATATCAAAATATGGCTTAAGAAACTCTACTTTATCTGCTATTATGCCTTCAGAAACATCTTCTCAAATATCGAATGCAACTAATGGAATTGAACCTCCTAGAGGTTTTATTAGTATAAAAGCATCTAAAGATGGTATGTTAAAACAAGTTGTTCCTGAATACAAAAAGTTAAAATCAAAATACGAATTATTATGGGATATACCTGATAATATCGGATATCTTAAATTAGTTGGAATTATGCAAAAATTTGTTGATCAATCTATTTCAACTAATACTAATTATGATCCTTCTAAATTTTCAGATGGAAAAATACCTATGAAATTATTATTAAAAGATTTATTAACTGCTTATAAATTAGGATTAAAAACTTTATATTATCAAAATACTAGAGAAGGAAACATGCATAAAATAAACGATTCTGATGATTCTATGCAATTAGAAAATTGCGATAGCGGAGCTTGCAATCTATAA
- the gyrA gene encoding DNA gyrase subunit A: protein MKDLTNVIKQVDIERELKKSYLDYAMSVIIGRALPDVRDGLKPVHRRILFAMKILNNDWNKGYKKSARIVGDVIGKYHPHGDSSVYDALVRMAQPFSLRYMLVDGQGNFGSIDGDAAAAMRYTEVRMSKIAHELLNDLDQDTVKFIPNYDGTEIVPEILPTRIPNLLINGTSGIAVGMATNIPPHNLKEIINGCLAYLKNEDIDVKGLMQYIPGPDFPTAGIINGHSGIKEAYETGKGKIFIRAQSKIEINKKLKKKIIVIYELPYQVNKSKLIEKISELVKEKKIEGIIALRDESDKDGMRIVIEVKKDAIIEIILNRLYILTSLQISFGINMVALCNGQPKTMNLKEILKQFILHRKKIVTKKCLFKLKRYQKKTHTLEGLNLALININEIIKLIKNSKTPAEAKKILISKKFFLKEKDNLNKNTKKKFELTEKKDENEKFKFSFSKKQIQSILELRLQKLTSLEQKKIFEEYNFLTKKIKKLNLILEDSEKLTNMIKKELVEIKCSFNDKRKTIINKNQKNINIEDMISQEKVIVTLSHSGYVKYQPISDYEAQKRGGKGKSAARIKEEDFIEILLVANTHDTILCFSSTGILYWMKVYQLPETSRHARGRPIINILPLSSKERITAILPVSKYKDNINVFMATLKGTVKKTSLKEFSKPRNAGIIAVNLKKEDELIGAALTNGKDNIMLFTASGKIVHFSEKFVRKMGRTASGVKGIKIKDTDHIVSLIVPEGEGNILMVTKNGYGKRTKISDFPIKSRSTKGIIAIKITKKNGAMIAAIQVSENDQIMMITNAGTLVRTRVSEISNLKRNTQGVILIRTNKKEKVVALQRIDESFYKKIT, encoded by the coding sequence TTACCAGACGTTCGAGACGGGTTAAAACCAGTTCATAGAAGAATATTGTTTGCTATGAAAATTTTAAATAATGACTGGAATAAAGGATATAAGAAATCTGCCAGAATAGTAGGAGATGTCATAGGTAAATATCATCCTCATGGAGATTCTTCAGTCTATGATGCTCTAGTTAGAATGGCTCAACCATTTTCTTTACGATACATGTTAGTTGACGGACAAGGTAATTTTGGTTCAATTGATGGCGATGCTGCTGCAGCTATGCGTTATACAGAAGTTAGAATGTCTAAAATCGCGCATGAACTTCTAAATGATTTAGATCAAGATACCGTTAAATTTATTCCAAATTACGACGGAACAGAAATCGTCCCAGAAATTTTACCTACTAGAATACCAAATTTATTAATTAATGGTACATCTGGAATTGCTGTAGGCATGGCAACCAATATTCCTCCTCATAATTTAAAAGAAATTATTAATGGATGTCTTGCTTATCTTAAAAATGAAGATATTGATGTAAAAGGTTTGATGCAATACATACCTGGTCCTGATTTTCCAACCGCAGGAATAATTAATGGTCATTCAGGAATAAAAGAAGCTTATGAAACAGGAAAGGGTAAAATCTTTATTCGTGCTCAAAGTAAAATTGAAATTAATAAAAAATTGAAAAAAAAAATTATTGTAATCTATGAACTACCTTACCAAGTTAACAAATCCAAATTAATTGAAAAAATTTCAGAATTAGTAAAAGAAAAAAAAATTGAAGGAATTATCGCATTAAGAGACGAATCTGATAAAGATGGTATGAGAATAGTTATAGAAGTTAAAAAAGATGCAATTATTGAAATTATTTTAAATCGATTATATATTTTAACATCATTGCAAATTTCTTTTGGAATTAACATGGTTGCATTGTGCAATGGACAACCAAAAACAATGAATTTAAAAGAAATTTTGAAACAATTTATTCTTCATAGAAAAAAAATAGTTACAAAAAAATGTTTGTTTAAGTTAAAAAGATACCAAAAAAAAACTCATACTTTAGAAGGATTAAATTTAGCCTTAATTAACATTAATGAAATTATTAAGTTAATTAAAAATTCAAAAACACCTGCTGAAGCAAAAAAAATATTAATCTCAAAAAAATTTTTTTTGAAAGAAAAAGATAATTTAAATAAAAATACAAAAAAAAAATTTGAATTAACCGAAAAAAAAGATGAAAATGAAAAGTTTAAGTTTTCTTTTAGTAAAAAACAAATTCAATCAATTTTAGAATTAAGATTACAAAAATTAACTTCTTTAGAACAAAAAAAAATTTTTGAAGAATACAATTTTTTAACAAAAAAAATAAAAAAATTAAACCTTATTTTAGAAGATTCAGAAAAATTAACTAATATGATAAAAAAAGAATTAGTTGAAATTAAATGTTCTTTTAATGATAAAAGAAAAACAATTATTAATAAAAATCAAAAAAATATTAATATTGAAGATATGATTTCTCAAGAAAAAGTAATTGTAACACTTTCCCATTCCGGGTATGTAAAATACCAACCTATTTCTGATTATGAAGCACAAAAAAGAGGCGGAAAAGGAAAATCTGCTGCTCGTATTAAAGAAGAAGATTTCATTGAAATTTTATTAGTAGCAAATACACATGACACAATTTTATGTTTTTCTAGTACAGGTATACTATATTGGATGAAAGTATACCAACTTCCTGAAACTAGTCGACATGCTCGTGGAAGACCTATAATAAATATTCTACCATTAAGTTCAAAAGAAAGAATAACTGCCATTTTACCTGTTTCTAAATATAAAGACAATATCAACGTATTTATGGCTACATTAAAAGGAACAGTAAAAAAAACTTCTCTCAAAGAATTTAGTAAACCTAGAAACGCAGGAATTATTGCTGTAAACTTAAAAAAAGAAGATGAACTTATAGGAGCAGCGTTAACAAATGGAAAAGATAATATTATGTTATTTACTGCTTCCGGTAAAATTGTTCATTTTTCCGAAAAATTTGTTCGAAAAATGGGAAGAACAGCTTCAGGGGTAAAGGGTATAAAAATAAAAGATACTGATCATATAGTATCTTTAATTGTTCCTGAAGGAGAAGGAAATATTCTTATGGTTACAAAAAATGGATATGGAAAAAGAACTAAAATTTCTGATTTTCCAATCAAATCTCGTTCAACAAAAGGTATCATTGCTATAAAAATTACAAAAAAAAATGGAGCAATGATTGCTGCTATTCAAGTGTCAGAAAACGATCAAATTATGATGATTACTAATGCTGGAACTCTTGTGAGAACTAGGGTATCAGAAATTAGCAATCTAAAAAGAAATACTCAGGGGGTGATTTTAATCAGAACAAACAAAAAAGAAAAAGTAGTTGCTCTTCAAAGAATTGATGAATCATTTTATAAAAAAATAACATAA